In a single window of the Methanofollis ethanolicus genome:
- a CDS encoding class I SAM-dependent methyltransferase: MKKGMFLEERKVVLDLADVSDREVLDIGAGPLSLIAAKEYDCYVTSVDIDGEKIREWEKEAEREGVAEKISFEEADATDLPYCKDAFDIGICFGALHHLPEDRREQALSEMARVSYEKFVVAEFTEEGFAELHGGEDFVSVDLAWLEGALKAMGTLTVRPLGKLNVYIVEKGN, encoded by the coding sequence ATGAAGAAGGGCATGTTTCTTGAGGAGAGGAAGGTCGTCCTCGACCTTGCGGACGTGAGCGACCGGGAGGTGCTGGACATCGGTGCCGGCCCTCTCTCACTCATCGCCGCAAAGGAGTACGACTGCTATGTCACGTCCGTCGACATTGACGGAGAGAAGATCAGGGAGTGGGAGAAAGAGGCGGAACGCGAGGGCGTCGCGGAGAAGATCAGTTTCGAGGAGGCCGACGCGACCGACCTCCCGTACTGCAAGGACGCCTTCGATATCGGCATCTGTTTCGGGGCCCTCCACCATCTCCCCGAAGATCGGCGGGAGCAGGCACTCTCCGAAATGGCGCGGGTCTCGTATGAGAAGTTCGTCGTTGCAGAGTTCACCGAAGAGGGCTTTGCCGAACTGCATGGCGGGGAAGATTTCGTCTCCGTTGATCTCGCCTGGCTCGAGGGCGCCCTCAAGGCGATGGGCACCCTCACCGTCCGTCCCCTCGGGAAACTGAACGTCTATATTGTCGAGAAGGGGAACTGA
- a CDS encoding dihydroorotate dehydrogenase, protein MITLKPGDVEAGGVGLRNHLILAAGVLGTTGASLSRMLRLGAGGVVTKSIGPAPNAGHHGPCLIRTDCGLLNAMGLPNPSKNFVEELEPLTGEPVVVSIFGGNPEEFKEVAGWFAGQAQAFELNVSCPHAEGYGAAIGTDPETVLECTRAVASYGLPVWVKLTPNVTDITTIGKAAEQGGASAIVAVNTVRAMRISTAMRRPVLGHRSGGLSGKAIFPVAVKCVWDLYEACSVPIIGCGGVSTANDVVEMMMAGAQAVEIGSAVVDDVRVFERIGRDLYAKDGHAADEIVGAAHHD, encoded by the coding sequence ATGATTACCCTCAAACCTGGCGATGTCGAGGCGGGCGGCGTCGGCCTGAGAAACCACCTCATCCTTGCGGCCGGCGTCCTCGGGACGACCGGCGCCTCACTCTCGCGGATGCTCAGGCTCGGTGCCGGCGGCGTGGTCACGAAGTCCATCGGCCCCGCGCCCAATGCGGGCCACCACGGCCCCTGCCTGATCAGGACGGACTGCGGACTGCTCAATGCGATGGGCCTCCCGAACCCGTCGAAGAACTTCGTCGAGGAACTGGAGCCCCTCACGGGCGAACCGGTGGTCGTGAGCATCTTCGGGGGCAACCCCGAGGAGTTCAAGGAGGTCGCCGGGTGGTTCGCCGGGCAGGCGCAGGCCTTCGAACTGAACGTGAGTTGTCCTCATGCCGAGGGGTATGGGGCGGCGATCGGGACTGACCCGGAGACGGTGCTCGAGTGCACGCGGGCGGTCGCCTCGTACGGCCTGCCGGTCTGGGTGAAACTCACCCCGAATGTCACCGACATCACGACCATCGGGAAGGCGGCGGAGCAGGGCGGGGCGAGCGCGATCGTGGCCGTCAACACGGTGCGGGCGATGCGGATCTCCACCGCGATGCGCCGGCCCGTGCTGGGACACAGGTCAGGCGGACTTTCCGGGAAGGCGATCTTCCCCGTCGCGGTGAAGTGTGTCTGGGACCTGTACGAGGCCTGCTCCGTCCCGATCATCGGGTGCGGCGGGGTCTCGACGGCGAACGACGTCGTCGAGATGATGATGGCCGGTGCGCAGGCGGTCGAGATCGGGAGCGCGGTCGTCGACGACGTGCGGGTCTTCGAGCGGATCGGGCGTGACCTCTATGCAAAGGACGGCCATGCGGCCGACGAGATCGTGGGGGCGGCGCACCATGACTGA
- a CDS encoding ketopantoate reductase family protein, translating into MKVLILGAGAVGLSLAARLSDHCDVHAVCRQRHADAIAERGFRMTGLWGEGTFHFSASETVPEGERYDFIFITSKSLATRSVCEEFADVIKDAETVSLQNGIGNEEIIAAYTDHVIGGTIITGFEWAGDASVHVSVVGGPMKLGRFPDGPDPKVDALVALVEKAGIPVEGSSHIRGDLWAKTLYNSSLNPLGALMGVPYGKLIHPMTWGIIEHVVREAFAVMAREGVRVPWKTADDYLAYLHDVQVPSTAEHHASMLQDIKHGHLTEIDFMNGEIAARAATYGIPAPYNDCITKLMHFRESLLG; encoded by the coding sequence ATGAAAGTGCTGATACTCGGAGCAGGTGCAGTCGGCCTCTCCCTTGCGGCCAGGCTCTCGGACCACTGCGACGTCCATGCCGTCTGCAGACAACGGCATGCCGATGCGATCGCAGAGCGCGGCTTTCGGATGACCGGTCTCTGGGGCGAGGGGACATTCCATTTCTCCGCTTCCGAGACCGTGCCCGAAGGCGAGCGCTATGACTTTATCTTCATCACCTCCAAGTCGCTCGCCACCCGGTCGGTCTGCGAGGAGTTCGCCGACGTGATCAAGGACGCCGAGACGGTCAGCCTCCAGAACGGCATCGGGAACGAGGAGATCATCGCGGCGTACACCGACCATGTGATCGGCGGCACGATCATCACCGGTTTCGAGTGGGCCGGGGACGCCTCTGTCCATGTCTCGGTCGTGGGCGGCCCGATGAAACTCGGCCGCTTCCCCGACGGCCCCGACCCGAAGGTCGACGCCCTCGTCGCCCTCGTTGAGAAGGCAGGCATCCCTGTCGAGGGGAGCAGCCACATCAGGGGCGACCTCTGGGCGAAGACCCTGTACAACTCCTCCCTCAACCCCCTCGGCGCCCTGATGGGCGTCCCGTACGGGAAACTCATCCACCCCATGACCTGGGGGATCATCGAGCACGTCGTCAGGGAGGCCTTTGCCGTCATGGCGCGGGAAGGGGTCCGCGTCCCCTGGAAGACGGCCGACGACTACCTCGCCTATCTTCACGACGTCCAGGTGCCGAGCACCGCCGAGCACCACGCCTCCATGCTTCAGGACATCAAACACGGGCACCTGACCGAGATCGACTTCATGAACGGCGAGATCGCCGCACGCGCCGCGACGTACGGCATACCTGCCCCGTACAACGACTGCATCACAAAGCTGATGCACTTCCGCGAGTCACTTCTGGGGTAA
- a CDS encoding dihydroorotate dehydrogenase electron transfer subunit, whose product MTEIPTMPVPVTIKAIVQETPSIRTFYFDPAIPSSPGQFVMVWVPGIDEIPMALSSSHSITVQKVGDATAALFTMQVGDRLGIRGPLGNGFIVSGKTLAIGGGVGAAPLLNLVSAGQVSTFLLGARTKDELLFAPLIRATCTLRIATDDGTAGRHGFVTDLMDETDLADYDHICVCGPEIMMVKVLDRLQKADIAERGQFSLHRYMKCGIGVCGSCATDPHGLRVCRDGPVFTGDSLLETEFGKYTRDASGRRVHFPPLHPETPKKPETKEE is encoded by the coding sequence ATGACTGAGATCCCCACGATGCCGGTGCCGGTGACGATCAAGGCGATCGTGCAGGAGACCCCGTCGATCAGGACCTTCTACTTCGACCCGGCCATCCCCTCCTCGCCCGGCCAGTTCGTGATGGTCTGGGTGCCGGGCATCGACGAGATCCCGATGGCCCTCTCCTCAAGCCACTCGATCACCGTCCAGAAGGTGGGGGACGCCACCGCGGCCCTCTTTACGATGCAGGTCGGCGACCGCCTCGGTATCCGCGGGCCTCTCGGCAACGGGTTCATCGTGAGCGGGAAGACTCTCGCGATCGGCGGCGGTGTCGGTGCCGCTCCTCTCCTGAACCTTGTCTCGGCAGGACAGGTGAGCACCTTCCTTCTCGGGGCGCGGACGAAAGACGAACTCCTCTTCGCCCCGCTGATCCGGGCGACGTGCACCCTGCGCATCGCCACCGACGACGGGACGGCCGGCCGCCACGGTTTTGTCACCGACCTGATGGACGAGACCGACCTTGCCGACTACGACCATATCTGCGTCTGCGGCCCGGAGATCATGATGGTGAAGGTGCTCGACCGTCTCCAGAAGGCGGACATCGCGGAGCGCGGCCAGTTCTCCCTTCACCGGTACATGAAGTGCGGCATCGGCGTCTGCGGGTCCTGCGCCACCGACCCGCACGGTCTGCGGGTCTGCCGGGACGGCCCGGTCTTCACCGGCGACAGTCTCCTCGAAACCGAGTTCGGGAAATATACACGCGACGCCAGCGGCCGCAGGGTCCACTTCCCGCCGCTCCACCCCGAAACTCCGAAAAAGCCGGAGACGAAGGAAGAATAA
- a CDS encoding protoporphyrinogen/coproporphyrinogen oxidase — protein sequence MKTAILGGGLTGVTLARLLRERGEDVVVLEAEPEYGGLCRSKTIDGFTFDTGGSHIIFSRDAGALAFMKEVLGQNRTERHRNTKIFYKGKYVKYPFENGLADLPKDDLFLCINEFVKTLIKAEKGELSAPRNFREWIVRTFGEGIADCYMVPYNRKIWKFPPEEMSTHWVDGRVPRPPVEDVIKAAVGIETEGYTHQAVFSYPEVGGIEALVRAIAAPVEDIIRTGFAVRSVREEDGAFVISDGTKEVRAERCVSTIPLQALLPCLEDVPETVTEACKALAYNSVACICLGLKGGIPPYSWVYVPQEEIGLFNRISFPSGYSDGNAPDGCGSVLAEITYRDGDEAALMDDEALIDHTIEGLMKMGVVASRDQVVSASVDRQRYAYVIYDLAYQKNVGVVRDYCRGRGIDLVGRFAEFEYINMDACIRHVIDFVKEYP from the coding sequence GTGAAAACGGCGATACTGGGCGGCGGGCTGACCGGGGTGACTCTGGCCAGACTGCTCCGGGAGAGAGGCGAAGATGTGGTCGTTCTCGAAGCGGAGCCTGAATACGGAGGTCTCTGCCGGTCGAAGACCATCGACGGCTTCACCTTTGACACAGGCGGATCGCACATCATCTTCTCCCGGGACGCCGGGGCCCTCGCATTTATGAAGGAGGTGCTCGGGCAGAACCGCACAGAGAGGCACCGGAACACCAAGATCTTCTACAAGGGGAAATACGTCAAATACCCCTTCGAGAATGGTCTTGCAGACCTCCCGAAGGACGACCTCTTCCTCTGCATCAACGAGTTCGTAAAAACTCTCATCAAAGCGGAGAAAGGGGAACTCTCCGCCCCCCGGAACTTCAGGGAGTGGATCGTCCGCACCTTCGGGGAGGGTATCGCCGACTGCTATATGGTCCCGTACAACCGGAAGATCTGGAAGTTCCCGCCCGAGGAGATGTCCACCCACTGGGTGGACGGGCGGGTCCCCCGGCCGCCGGTGGAGGACGTGATCAAGGCGGCGGTCGGCATCGAGACAGAGGGCTACACCCACCAGGCCGTCTTCTCGTACCCCGAGGTGGGGGGCATCGAGGCGCTGGTCAGGGCGATCGCCGCGCCGGTCGAGGACATTATCAGGACAGGATTCGCGGTCAGGTCGGTGAGAGAGGAGGACGGTGCCTTCGTGATCAGCGACGGCACAAAGGAGGTCAGGGCGGAGAGGTGCGTCTCCACCATACCCCTCCAGGCCCTCCTCCCCTGCCTGGAGGACGTGCCTGAGACGGTGACGGAGGCCTGCAAAGCCCTCGCGTACAACTCTGTCGCCTGCATCTGCCTCGGCCTGAAGGGCGGGATCCCGCCGTACTCCTGGGTCTATGTCCCGCAGGAGGAGATCGGTCTCTTCAACCGCATCTCCTTCCCCTCGGGCTACAGTGACGGGAACGCCCCTGACGGGTGCGGGTCGGTCCTCGCCGAGATCACCTACCGTGACGGCGACGAGGCCGCCCTGATGGACGACGAGGCCCTCATCGACCACACTATCGAGGGCCTGATGAAGATGGGCGTCGTTGCGTCCCGCGACCAGGTCGTCTCCGCCTCTGTCGACCGCCAGAGGTACGCGTACGTCATCTACGACCTCGCCTACCAGAAGAATGTCGGGGTTGTCAGGGACTACTGCCGGGGCCGGGGCATCGACCTCGTCGGCCGTTTCGCGGAGTTCGAGTACATCAATATGGACGCCTGCATCCGCCATGTCATCGATTTCGTGAAGGAATACCCATGA
- the mobA gene encoding molybdenum cofactor guanylyltransferase: MRTGIVLVGGEGRRAGGVEKYLFEFCGKTFIERLLETLRGVVDEIVIVARNREQCARFAGFEDVVCISDLRPGLGPIGGLHAGCLAAHGETLFVVACDMPCINGGVINALFDGLDDFDAAIPFWNKEMYEPLHAVYRRSAVMDYLREHESLSLRAMIRSLNARYMDVESFREMDPDLLTFTNINHIHDLEKFRAQFEAKTGARVED; encoded by the coding sequence ATGCGGACGGGCATCGTGCTGGTGGGCGGCGAGGGGCGCCGTGCCGGCGGCGTGGAGAAGTATCTCTTCGAGTTCTGCGGCAAGACGTTCATCGAACGACTGCTTGAGACCCTGAGGGGGGTGGTCGACGAGATCGTCATCGTGGCACGGAACAGGGAACAGTGCGCCCGTTTTGCCGGCTTCGAGGATGTCGTCTGCATCTCCGACCTCAGGCCCGGTCTCGGCCCCATCGGCGGCCTCCATGCCGGGTGCCTTGCGGCGCACGGCGAGACACTCTTTGTCGTCGCCTGCGACATGCCCTGCATCAACGGCGGGGTGATTAACGCCCTTTTTGACGGTCTCGACGATTTCGACGCCGCCATCCCCTTCTGGAACAAGGAGATGTACGAACCCCTCCATGCCGTCTACCGCCGTTCGGCGGTCATGGACTACCTCAGGGAGCACGAGTCCCTCTCCCTGCGGGCGATGATCCGGAGTCTCAACGCACGATATATGGATGTGGAATCTTTCCGGGAAATGGACCCTGACCTCCTCACTTTCACAAACATCAACCATATCCACGACCTGGAGAAGTTCAGGGCCCAGTTCGAGGCGAAAACCGGAGCCAGGGTCGAGGACTGA
- a CDS encoding ferredoxin domain-containing protein, with translation MTPEFEAVRTVATLMALAARTAPKGKGVDTIEVEVLTGTDLTDLADAMRAYGEEHTLGFFLRDAKNIEKADACVLIGCRGQQTAGVNCGGCGYPTCTEMAAAAGEEAKNDGVPFRGPNCVIRMTDLGIAVGSAVKTASMHNVDNRVFYSGGVGARILGLLPDCTVVYALPLKASGKNIFFDRS, from the coding sequence ATGACTCCGGAATTCGAGGCGGTCAGGACCGTGGCAACACTGATGGCCCTTGCTGCACGGACGGCGCCGAAGGGAAAGGGTGTCGACACCATCGAGGTCGAGGTGCTCACCGGCACCGACCTCACCGACCTCGCCGACGCGATGCGGGCCTATGGCGAGGAGCACACCCTCGGCTTCTTCCTGCGGGACGCGAAGAACATCGAGAAAGCGGATGCATGTGTCCTGATCGGGTGCAGGGGGCAACAGACCGCAGGCGTCAACTGCGGCGGCTGCGGGTACCCGACCTGCACTGAGATGGCCGCCGCCGCAGGTGAAGAGGCGAAAAACGACGGCGTCCCCTTCAGGGGACCGAACTGCGTGATCAGGATGACAGACCTCGGCATCGCCGTCGGGTCCGCGGTAAAGACGGCGTCCATGCACAACGTCGATAATCGGGTCTTTTACTCCGGCGGCGTCGGCGCCCGTATCCTCGGCCTCCTCCCTGACTGCACCGTCGTCTACGCCCTCCCTCTCAAGGCCTCAGGGAAGAATATCTTCTTTGACCGCTCATAG
- a CDS encoding glycosyltransferase family 4 protein — MKVNFFVEDMLFFKYIGCATLAKTLYGALAREEAGPEVSWNARGRDFDLVHYHTFGPLALTNKKYSHGVKVLTAHSTPRLNTGNLAFSETVNHFYPEIYGGFDHIITISHLCEEEVHEIAPDVPTTLIPNGVDRERFRPDLAKRAAFRAKYGIGEDERVVLSVAQQTPRKGIHDFLALSHDHPDLHFVWVGGYPYGRFSKDHGRIEEEKERCGKNVTFTGFVDDIAAAYCGADIFFMPSYAETFGLVVLEALASGLPTVVRRIPEFVEIFGDAALFFGDNEEAGTLFGDEAALGRHASLARTFSGKFDINEVADLHMNLYRELIGQ; from the coding sequence ATGAAGGTCAACTTCTTCGTCGAGGACATGCTCTTTTTCAAGTACATCGGGTGCGCCACCCTGGCAAAGACCCTGTACGGCGCCCTCGCGAGGGAAGAGGCCGGCCCGGAGGTCTCCTGGAATGCCCGCGGCCGCGACTTCGACCTCGTCCACTACCACACCTTCGGCCCCCTCGCCCTGACGAACAAGAAATACAGCCACGGCGTCAAGGTGCTCACCGCCCACTCGACACCGCGCCTCAACACCGGCAACCTCGCCTTCTCGGAGACGGTGAACCACTTCTACCCTGAAATTTACGGGGGATTCGACCACATCATCACCATCTCGCACCTCTGCGAGGAGGAGGTCCACGAGATCGCCCCCGACGTCCCGACCACCCTCATCCCGAACGGCGTGGACAGGGAGAGGTTCAGGCCAGACCTGGCGAAGCGGGCGGCATTCAGGGCGAAGTACGGCATCGGCGAGGACGAGAGGGTGGTGCTCTCGGTCGCCCAGCAGACGCCGCGGAAGGGTATCCACGACTTCCTCGCCCTCTCGCACGACCACCCGGACCTTCACTTCGTCTGGGTCGGCGGGTATCCGTACGGGAGGTTCTCCAAGGACCACGGCCGGATCGAGGAGGAGAAGGAGAGGTGCGGGAAGAACGTCACCTTCACCGGTTTTGTCGACGACATCGCCGCCGCCTATTGCGGGGCCGACATCTTCTTCATGCCCTCCTATGCCGAGACCTTCGGCCTCGTCGTGCTGGAGGCCCTGGCAAGCGGCCTGCCGACCGTCGTCAGGCGGATCCCGGAGTTCGTCGAGATCTTCGGGGACGCCGCCCTCTTCTTCGGGGACAACGAGGAAGCGGGGACGCTCTTTGGCGACGAGGCGGCGCTCGGGAGGCACGCTTCCCTTGCACGAACATTCTCAGGAAAATTCGACATCAATGAGGTCGCAGACCTCCATATGAACCTCTACAGGGAGTTGATTGGTCAATGA
- a CDS encoding helix-hairpin-helix domain-containing protein: MERQGVITPPAERYPGSDLDTPDTAGGCGRLLKVLLNARCSYDCAYCGVRTGTGECSAAPAEIADAFLRMHREGRADGLFLSSGIAGDVDTAMEGIVETGEVLRRRGFQGYLHLKVLPGAARADIADAARVADRISINIEAPSASRLSEVAGVKDYRCDIEKRQAWVAEAMPGRHTTQLVVGAAGESDAEILSCVARQYGRLAPARVYYSAFTPVAGTPLACREATPLWRQRRLYQMDALVHLYHISPDLLRDVMDDDGFLPDADPKRVLAEDLPPVDINTAPLADLLRVPGIGPVGARRICAARRTAPLVSPADLRRCGVRMKDAGPFVRFGREVQATLSSF; encoded by the coding sequence ATGGAGAGACAGGGTGTGATCACGCCGCCGGCAGAGAGATATCCCGGGTCCGACCTGGACACGCCCGACACCGCCGGCGGGTGCGGGCGTCTCCTGAAGGTCCTCCTGAACGCCCGCTGCTCGTACGACTGCGCCTATTGCGGTGTCAGGACCGGTACGGGAGAGTGTTCCGCGGCACCGGCGGAGATCGCCGACGCCTTCCTGAGGATGCACCGCGAGGGGAGGGCGGACGGCCTCTTCCTCTCGTCAGGAATCGCGGGCGACGTGGACACGGCAATGGAGGGGATCGTGGAGACCGGCGAGGTCCTGCGGCGGCGGGGTTTTCAGGGCTACCTCCACCTCAAGGTCCTCCCGGGCGCCGCACGGGCCGACATCGCCGATGCGGCGCGGGTGGCCGACAGGATCTCGATCAACATCGAGGCGCCGTCGGCATCCCGCCTCTCCGAGGTCGCGGGGGTGAAGGACTATCGGTGCGACATCGAGAAGAGGCAGGCCTGGGTGGCGGAGGCGATGCCTGGCCGTCACACGACGCAACTTGTCGTCGGTGCCGCGGGGGAGAGCGACGCCGAGATCCTCTCCTGTGTCGCCAGGCAGTATGGGCGTCTCGCACCGGCGCGGGTCTACTACTCCGCGTTCACGCCGGTGGCAGGGACGCCTCTCGCGTGCCGGGAGGCGACTCCTCTCTGGCGGCAGAGGCGCCTGTACCAGATGGACGCCCTCGTCCACCTCTATCATATCTCCCCGGATCTGCTCCGCGACGTGATGGACGACGACGGATTTCTTCCCGACGCCGACCCGAAGAGGGTGCTTGCAGAGGACCTCCCGCCTGTCGATATCAACACCGCCCCTCTCGCCGACCTCCTCCGCGTGCCGGGGATCGGTCCTGTCGGCGCCCGCCGGATCTGTGCGGCGCGGCGGACGGCGCCGCTCGTCTCCCCTGCCGACCTCAGGAGGTGCGGCGTCCGCATGAAAGACGCAGGTCCCTTCGTCCGCTTCGGGAGGGAGGTGCAGGCGACGCTCTCGTCTTTTTGA
- a CDS encoding methylated-DNA--[protein]-cysteine S-methyltransferase, with protein sequence MGVQEGSCPFGLWHVHVVWSGDRVLQVRFGRSPALARAPAPFVRYLAGDPAALVGLRSAAVEGDTVYARIYRAVQAVPYGETATYGEVAARVGTSARVVGNAMRANPTPLVVPCHRVVAKGGIGGFSPSVDLKRALLAMEAGRGIS encoded by the coding sequence ATGGGAGTGCAGGAAGGAAGTTGCCCCTTCGGGCTCTGGCATGTCCATGTCGTCTGGTCGGGAGACCGCGTCCTCCAGGTGCGGTTCGGGCGGTCGCCTGCCCTGGCACGGGCGCCGGCCCCCTTTGTCCGGTACCTTGCCGGCGACCCCGCCGCCCTCGTCGGCCTCCGGAGCGCGGCAGTCGAGGGGGACACCGTCTATGCACGGATCTACCGGGCGGTGCAGGCGGTCCCGTACGGGGAGACGGCGACCTACGGGGAGGTCGCCGCACGGGTGGGGACGTCGGCGCGGGTCGTCGGCAACGCGATGCGGGCCAACCCCACACCCCTCGTCGTCCCCTGCCACCGTGTTGTGGCGAAGGGCGGGATCGGCGGGTTCTCTCCTTCGGTTGATCTGAAGCGGGCCCTCCTTGCCATGGAGGCGGGAAGGGGGATATCTTAA
- a CDS encoding glycosyltransferase: MISVIVPTYNEEANIASCLESLCNQTLPRERYEIIVVDGNSKDATREIAERYADLVFVQTSKKVGGARNDGAKAAKGEIIATTDADCIIPPDWLERIEADFAGHQDAVQVFGLVYPKEKGIKNAISLALANFFSRVGALTHTIYYTLGCNTAFRRNVFLQVGMYRCIDAGDDLEIARRTRKVGTVLLDPKLRVAFDMRRYEQFGTLTSLWEWIAIVVRGGDSETYSYSKREYK, encoded by the coding sequence ATGATCTCGGTTATCGTTCCGACTTACAATGAGGAGGCGAACATCGCCTCCTGTCTTGAGTCTCTCTGCAACCAGACTCTGCCGCGCGAAAGGTACGAGATCATCGTCGTGGACGGGAACTCGAAGGATGCAACGCGGGAGATCGCGGAGAGGTACGCCGACCTCGTCTTCGTGCAGACGAGCAAGAAAGTCGGCGGCGCACGTAACGACGGTGCGAAGGCCGCAAAGGGCGAGATCATCGCCACGACCGACGCGGACTGCATCATCCCGCCCGACTGGCTGGAGCGGATAGAGGCGGACTTTGCCGGTCACCAGGATGCGGTGCAGGTCTTTGGCCTCGTGTACCCGAAGGAGAAGGGGATCAAGAACGCGATCTCCCTTGCCCTGGCAAACTTCTTCTCCCGCGTCGGCGCCCTGACGCACACTATCTACTACACTCTCGGGTGCAACACCGCCTTCAGGCGCAATGTCTTCCTGCAGGTCGGGATGTACCGGTGCATCGACGCCGGCGACGACCTGGAGATCGCCCGCCGCACCCGGAAGGTCGGCACGGTGCTCCTCGACCCGAAACTCCGCGTCGCATTCGACATGCGCCGGTACGAGCAGTTCGGGACGCTCACGTCGCTCTGGGAGTGGATCGCCATCGTCGTGCGGGGCGGCGACAGCGAGACGTACAGTTACTCGAAGCGCGAGTACAAATAA
- a CDS encoding GHMP family kinase ATP-binding protein → MPLMKIRGGDLDLVEYDFEPFRAGTNIRPLRIDRPLRPVPRPGTFTVRAPARIHSTVLDMNRFSPDQPGGGGFGYAVRVYSTARAECTAEGIEIEYERKPIIRHIVEAFRATVGYQGGFRIAADDHHYKHVGLGSTGTMLLAVSHAMNAALGSPLTAEELRILVGRNFVEETAENDDRVAFGFETGVGPAASTYGGFVVMGDELALAYRHPFAEGKNVFVIIPKSGISSSGKSEFDLLMNRARDLDYRDRPIKAYMVLMDLLPALERGDLKKAGDVMWEIEFRGSKRAEIEHHDFAIYNIMSRLREAGIEFVGMSSVGPSIAVITGKSEEEMKAIADSLGLSVALSTAVDNEGLKVTQTA, encoded by the coding sequence ATGCCATTGATGAAGATCAGGGGCGGTGACCTCGACCTCGTCGAATACGATTTCGAGCCCTTCAGAGCAGGGACAAATATCCGCCCCCTCAGGATCGACCGGCCCCTCCGGCCCGTGCCCCGGCCCGGCACGTTCACGGTCAGGGCCCCGGCACGCATCCACTCGACGGTCCTGGACATGAACCGCTTCTCTCCCGACCAACCGGGTGGCGGAGGCTTCGGATATGCCGTCCGGGTGTACAGCACGGCACGTGCGGAGTGCACCGCCGAGGGCATCGAGATCGAGTACGAGCGTAAGCCGATCATCAGGCATATCGTCGAGGCCTTCAGGGCGACGGTGGGTTACCAGGGCGGGTTCAGGATCGCCGCGGACGACCACCACTACAAGCATGTCGGCCTCGGGTCGACCGGCACCATGCTCCTCGCCGTTAGCCATGCGATGAACGCAGCCCTCGGTTCCCCCCTCACCGCCGAGGAACTCCGGATCCTGGTCGGGAGGAACTTCGTCGAGGAGACGGCCGAAAATGATGACAGGGTGGCGTTCGGTTTCGAGACCGGTGTCGGCCCTGCTGCCAGCACCTACGGCGGCTTTGTCGTCATGGGCGACGAACTCGCCCTCGCATACCGCCACCCCTTTGCCGAAGGAAAGAACGTCTTCGTCATCATCCCGAAGAGCGGCATCTCCTCGTCGGGGAAGAGCGAGTTCGACCTCCTCATGAACCGGGCACGCGACCTCGACTACCGCGACCGCCCGATCAAGGCCTACATGGTCCTGATGGACCTGCTGCCCGCGCTCGAAAGGGGCGACCTCAAAAAGGCCGGGGACGTGATGTGGGAGATCGAGTTCAGGGGGTCGAAGAGGGCCGAGATCGAGCACCACGACTTCGCGATCTACAACATCATGAGCAGACTGCGCGAGGCAGGGATCGAGTTCGTGGGCATGAGTTCGGTCGGCCCCTCCATCGCCGTCATCACCGGAAAATCGGAGGAGGAGATGAAGGCGATCGCCGACAGCCTCGGTCTATCCGTGGCCCTCTCGACGGCGGTCGACAACGAGGGCCTGAAGGTCACGCAGACGGCGTGA